A stretch of Leishmania infantum JPCM5 genome chromosome 19 DNA encodes these proteins:
- a CDS encoding putative RNA polymerase III C11 subunit — protein MFFCPFCSTLLLVVPHVEGNALACATCRYVHSVASASPQVPRNAFGEPILTIQHSFVSHNRQLMDAEEDPAMEAAASSSAAACHTTAAFAPVGKAETSAEGGQITTIPCQNEDNPCQSTKAYFIQIQMRSADEPATVFFKCVECGHQWRQD, from the coding sequence ATGTTCTTCTGTCCGTTTTGTTctacgctgctgctcgtggtgCCGCATGTGGAGGGCAACGCGCTCGCGTGTGCCACGTGCCGCTACGTCCACTCCGTCGCCAGCGCGAGCCCGCAAGTCCCCAGAAACGCGTTCGGTGAGCCAATCCTCACCATCCAGCACTCCTTTGTGTCGCACAACCGTCAACTCATGGACGCTGAGGAAGATccggcgatggaggcggcggcttcgtccagcgccgcggcgtgccACACAACCGCTGCGTTCGCTCCAGTAGGCAAGGCGGAGACCTCCGCGGAGGGAGGCCAGATCACGACGATTCCGTGCCAGAACGAAGACAACCCGTGCCAGAGCACCAAGGCCTACTTTATTCAAATCCAAATGCGTTCTGCTGACGAGCCGGCAACCGTGTTCTTCAAGTGCGTCGAGTGCGGCCATCAGTGGCGACAGGACTAA